The following proteins are encoded in a genomic region of Parachlamydiales bacterium:
- a CDS encoding TerC family protein, which yields MDSLLSFESIIAFFTLFALELVLGIDNIIFISIVSDRLPKEERNYARILGLSLAVITRLALLLTLSWIIGLTEPLFTVFSQPISGRDLILLAGGLFLIAKSTHEIHHKLEDVETEEPKAKIKRSFKGVIVQILLLDIVFSLDSVITAVGMVNQITIMAAAVIASTVVMIFASKSISEFIDRHPTLKMLALSFLVLIGVTLLVEGLGQHISKGYIYFAMAFSLGVEALNIRLRKKSAVKLK from the coding sequence GTGGACTCTCTTCTAAGTTTTGAATCAATCATTGCCTTTTTTACCTTATTTGCTTTAGAGCTTGTCTTGGGCATAGACAATATCATTTTCATTTCCATCGTATCCGATAGATTACCGAAGGAAGAGCGTAATTACGCTAGAATTTTAGGTCTATCTCTAGCTGTAATCACACGCTTAGCTCTGCTTCTGACCTTGTCTTGGATTATTGGTTTGACTGAACCTCTATTTACCGTATTCTCACAACCCATATCCGGCAGGGATCTTATCCTTTTAGCAGGGGGTCTTTTCCTAATTGCTAAAAGTACTCACGAAATCCACCATAAACTTGAAGACGTAGAGACTGAAGAGCCTAAAGCTAAGATTAAACGTAGTTTTAAGGGTGTCATCGTACAGATACTCCTTCTTGACATTGTCTTTTCTCTTGACTCGGTGATTACCGCAGTAGGGATGGTCAATCAAATTACTATTATGGCAGCAGCAGTTATTGCTTCTACAGTGGTGATGATATTTGCATCTAAAAGCATCTCTGAGTTTATAGATCGCCATCCGACGCTAAAAATGCTAGCGTTAAGCTTTCTTGTTCTGATCGGCGTTACCTTGCTTGTTGAAGGCTTAGGACAGCATATTTCCAAAGGTTATATCTATTTTGCTATGGCCTTTTCGCTAGGCGTGGAAGCGTTGAATATTCGCCTTAGGAAAAAGAGTGCTGTTAAGTTGAAGTAA
- a CDS encoding 2OG-Fe(II) oxygenase, with product MHKIIFQILLIVLLGNLDAYSKDQISFKPKLFVLRDFLTEEECDYLIQYSRPYLKPAVIANEKTSINEVNPGRICTCMFFPPFHQDPIIAKVEAKMAQAAGLPITHSEHIQVVNYQVGGLYRPHYDYFNTNLPGGRFFTQLGGQRMISLVVYLNRPKLGGETVFPLSKISIAPVKGDAILFYDTDDRGQVDPSTLHAGAPVLEGEKWIATAWFRERPYRAYHY from the coding sequence ATGCATAAAATCATTTTTCAAATTTTATTGATTGTGCTTCTAGGTAACCTGGATGCCTATTCGAAAGACCAAATATCCTTTAAGCCAAAGCTTTTTGTGCTTAGAGACTTCCTGACAGAAGAGGAATGTGATTACCTTATTCAGTACTCACGTCCCTACCTGAAACCTGCGGTCATAGCAAACGAGAAAACTTCCATAAATGAGGTTAATCCCGGTAGGATCTGCACCTGCATGTTTTTTCCTCCGTTTCATCAAGACCCAATCATAGCAAAAGTGGAAGCAAAGATGGCGCAAGCGGCAGGGCTTCCTATTACCCATAGCGAACATATCCAAGTCGTGAACTATCAAGTTGGCGGACTTTACAGGCCGCACTACGACTATTTTAATACCAACCTGCCTGGAGGACGTTTTTTCACCCAACTCGGTGGGCAGAGGATGATTTCGCTTGTCGTCTATTTGAACCGCCCCAAATTAGGTGGTGAAACAGTGTTTCCTTTAAGCAAGATCTCTATTGCACCTGTAAAAGGGGATGCTATTCTGTTTTATGATACGGATGACCGCGGACAGGTGGATCCCTCTACATTACATGCGGGAGCTCCCGTCTTAGAGGGAGAAAAGTGGATAGCTACAGCTTGGTTCAGGGAAAGGCCGTATAGAGCGTATCACTATTAA
- a CDS encoding SDR family NAD(P)-dependent oxidoreductase, translated as MSQNIVVITGASSGIGAASAKRFASAGWRVILLARRKDRLQELCKEIGESTVSFYELDVTSLPAVEETFAKIYETEGNIDLLVNNAGGAFGLSPAQKADIEDWEKCIDVNINGLIYCTHTVLPFMVAKNKGHIINMGSVAGTYPYPGANVYGGVKAFVQQFSLNLRSDLLGTAVRVSCIEPGLVGGTEFSLVRFRGDTSKVKQVYDNTEPLLPADVAETIFFCAALPPHVNINTIELMPVSQAFSPLTVIKSHA; from the coding sequence ATGTCACAAAATATTGTAGTGATAACGGGTGCATCTTCCGGAATTGGCGCCGCTTCAGCTAAACGCTTTGCAAGCGCTGGCTGGCGAGTGATTCTGTTAGCCCGTAGAAAGGATAGGCTGCAAGAACTATGTAAGGAAATAGGCGAGTCTACAGTATCCTTCTATGAATTGGACGTTACCTCCCTTCCTGCGGTAGAAGAAACCTTCGCCAAAATCTATGAGACTGAAGGAAATATTGATCTGCTAGTCAATAACGCAGGGGGAGCTTTCGGATTGTCGCCAGCTCAGAAAGCCGATATTGAAGACTGGGAGAAATGCATAGATGTGAATATCAACGGACTAATCTATTGCACACACACTGTATTACCCTTCATGGTCGCGAAAAATAAAGGTCATATAATAAATATGGGTTCAGTTGCAGGGACTTATCCCTATCCCGGTGCAAATGTCTATGGAGGCGTAAAAGCCTTCGTGCAGCAATTTTCCTTAAACCTTCGTTCAGATCTGCTAGGGACTGCAGTGCGTGTCAGCTGCATCGAGCCCGGGTTAGTGGGCGGAACGGAATTTTCCTTAGTGCGCTTTCGTGGAGATACCTCCAAAGTAAAGCAAGTTTATGATAACACCGAGCCCCTACTACCGGCAGATGTGGCGGAAACAATCTTTTTCTGTGCCGCTCTGCCTCCTCATGTAAATATCAATACGATAGAGTTAATGCCAGTATCACAAGCCTTTTCACCCTTAACCGTTATTAAAAGCCATGCATAA
- a CDS encoding dodecin family protein — protein MAVAKVLEIICEGKSIEDALESGVQEVSKTVREVKQINVDHVEAKVKGGKIVLYRVIARVTFVVET, from the coding sequence ATGGCTGTTGCAAAAGTGTTAGAAATAATATGTGAAGGCAAATCGATCGAAGATGCTTTAGAGTCCGGTGTACAGGAAGTCTCTAAAACCGTTCGTGAAGTGAAGCAGATCAATGTCGACCATGTCGAAGCCAAAGTTAAAGGTGGCAAGATAGTTTTATATCGTGTCATCGCTAGGGTAACTTTTGTTGTAGAAACCTAA
- a CDS encoding thiamine diphosphokinase, producing MEQVNTFIPNKKLLVLDGAANHFMGGTLFPNVILGDFDSILNAEYWGIQNQFDSIDNCTKPYPGYFGVLIVPAKNQDFTDLEKGIHFCDSSLADSIVILNATGGRLDHTLGNIGFLKKYYRPDRKITLVTRTECVEYVKDATVMLTGPVGSVCAILGYPEAKMTTTGLTYNGQNYPLSIGLQESICNTLAEPTATINIQGEALVISCIPHE from the coding sequence ATGGAACAAGTCAACACTTTCATTCCAAATAAGAAACTCTTGGTTTTGGATGGAGCCGCCAACCACTTTATGGGGGGTACCCTCTTTCCAAATGTTATTTTGGGCGACTTTGATTCGATCCTAAATGCGGAATATTGGGGTATACAAAACCAGTTTGATTCCATTGACAATTGTACGAAGCCTTATCCTGGTTACTTTGGAGTATTGATTGTTCCGGCCAAAAACCAGGATTTCACTGATCTAGAAAAAGGCATTCACTTTTGCGATAGCTCCTTAGCCGATTCTATCGTTATTTTAAATGCCACCGGAGGCAGGTTAGACCATACGCTAGGCAATATTGGATTTTTGAAGAAGTACTATAGGCCGGATCGTAAGATAACGCTTGTTACTCGTACTGAATGTGTAGAGTATGTGAAAGACGCTACAGTAATGCTTACCGGTCCAGTTGGGAGTGTTTGCGCTATCCTTGGCTATCCTGAAGCAAAAATGACGACCACAGGACTTACTTATAACGGTCAGAACTATCCTCTAAGTATTGGACTGCAAGAGAGTATTTGCAACACTTTAGCAGAACCTACAGCAACCATAAACATTCAAGGGGAAGCCCTTGTCATCAGTTGTATCCCTCATGAGTGA
- a CDS encoding class I SAM-dependent methyltransferase has protein sequence MSSVVSLMSEDMIILPEILAGEDKTSPFLNCIRNNYRHLRKWAKRTKTNCFRIYDRHLHHYPLAIDFYAGRFLVHYFSRHREDEEPSPELYAEIITTLQKLFDATDADIFWRTRIRREKYQQYEKVGEHKDFFTVYEYGVAFKINLRDYLDTGLFLDHRETRHYVASIAKGKSLLNLFAYTGAFSVQAAAAGAVFTKTVDMSNTYTGWCKDNFILNGISLKNHPIVREDCLKFLDDERENGNKYDIIVIDPPTISRSKKMDQMFDIQEDYISLLRKAARLLMPGGVMLFSTNSRRFVFDLDQFSEFDVRDVSNKTLPLDFADPKIHRCWKITKK, from the coding sequence TTGTCATCAGTTGTATCCCTCATGAGTGAAGACATGATAATATTGCCTGAAATATTGGCCGGTGAAGATAAAACCTCCCCTTTCCTGAATTGCATCCGAAACAATTACCGCCATCTGCGCAAATGGGCCAAGAGGACAAAGACAAATTGCTTTAGGATTTATGATCGGCACCTGCACCACTATCCTCTTGCTATAGATTTTTATGCAGGAAGGTTTTTAGTCCATTACTTTTCTCGCCATCGTGAAGATGAAGAGCCCTCTCCTGAACTGTACGCAGAGATCATCACTACTCTGCAAAAGTTATTTGATGCTACCGATGCTGATATCTTTTGGCGTACGCGCATACGAAGGGAAAAATACCAGCAATATGAAAAGGTGGGAGAGCATAAAGACTTTTTTACAGTCTATGAATATGGTGTGGCCTTCAAAATAAATTTACGAGACTACTTGGATACAGGTCTATTCCTAGACCATCGTGAGACAAGGCATTATGTCGCCTCTATCGCTAAGGGAAAAAGTTTATTGAATCTATTTGCTTACACAGGCGCTTTCAGTGTGCAGGCAGCCGCAGCAGGTGCGGTTTTCACAAAGACGGTAGATATGTCAAACACATATACAGGCTGGTGTAAAGACAACTTCATTTTAAATGGCATCTCCCTTAAAAACCACCCTATCGTACGTGAGGACTGCCTAAAATTTTTAGATGACGAACGGGAGAATGGCAATAAGTATGACATTATCGTCATAGACCCGCCTACCATTTCACGTTCTAAAAAAATGGACCAGATGTTTGATATTCAAGAGGATTATATCTCGCTTTTGCGCAAAGCAGCGCGACTATTGATGCCGGGTGGAGTTATGTTGTTTAGTACGAACTCTCGCCGTTTTGTTTTTGACCTGGATCAGTTCTCTGAATTTGATGTGAGAGATGTTTCTAATAAGACGCTGCCACTAGATTTTGCCGATCCTAAAATTCACCGCTGCTGGAAAATCACAAAGAAGTAA